A genomic stretch from Sulfurihydrogenibium azorense Az-Fu1 includes:
- a CDS encoding IS481 family transposase — MKGIIGTPMYMTTLFPKKLSNKIKDIPLTKEAKKRLKWIQHYQDTKNISKTCRYFGISRTTFYKWFERYKKDGLEGLLDRPKTPKNTRKPTIRNQYREQIIKVRKQNPTWSKEKISAYLQEEKNIKVSPSTVYKVLKEEGLIERTKSIKIQNKRKKSIKKKRTKRGLQAQAPGDVVQIDVKHLNIAGATYYQFTAIDKYSRFCFARVYESKNSKKTKEFYIELNEYFEFEIKRVQTDNGSEFLGEFNKYLTDIGVEHYFSYPRSPKTNGVVERLIRTIEEELWLIEGLDYTLEEMNKKLRKYVRKYNFIRPHHSLGYKRPADIVYGV; from the coding sequence ATGAAAGGTATTATAGGAACCCCTATGTATATGACAACACTCTTTCCTAAAAAACTATCAAACAAGATTAAAGACATTCCTTTAACAAAAGAAGCCAAAAAAAGACTAAAATGGATACAGCACTACCAAGATACAAAAAATATATCCAAAACCTGCAGATACTTCGGAATATCAAGAACTACCTTCTATAAATGGTTTGAAAGATACAAAAAAGACGGACTTGAAGGACTTCTTGATAGACCTAAAACACCAAAAAACACAAGAAAACCAACTATAAGAAATCAGTACAGAGAACAAATAATAAAAGTCAGGAAACAAAACCCAACTTGGAGCAAAGAAAAAATATCGGCATATCTACAAGAAGAAAAAAACATAAAAGTATCACCATCTACAGTGTATAAAGTATTAAAAGAAGAAGGATTAATAGAGAGAACAAAATCAATTAAAATACAAAACAAAAGAAAAAAGAGTATAAAGAAGAAAAGGACAAAAAGAGGCTTGCAAGCACAAGCCCCAGGGGATGTAGTACAAATAGACGTAAAACACCTGAACATCGCAGGTGCAACATATTACCAATTCACAGCTATAGATAAGTATAGCAGATTTTGTTTTGCACGGGTATATGAAAGTAAAAATTCAAAGAAAACAAAAGAATTTTATATTGAGTTAAATGAGTATTTTGAATTTGAGATAAAGAGGGTACAAACAGATAACGGGAGTGAGTTTTTAGGGGAGTTTAACAAGTATTTAACGGATATAGGAGTGGAGCATTACTTTAGCTATCCAAGGAGTCCAAAGACTAATGGTGTTGTAGAAAGATTGATAAGGACAATAGAAGAGGAGTTATGGTTGATAGAGGGATTAGATTACACATTAGAGGAGATGAATAAGAAGTTAAGGAAGTATGTAAGGAAGTACAATTTTATAAGGCCACATCATTCTTTAGGATACAAAAGACCAGCAGACATTGTTTATGGAGTATGA
- a CDS encoding HU family DNA-binding protein yields MTKKELISAVAQKAGLKKAAAEKAVNAAIETVVEAISKGERVAIPGFGIFNIRERKERKGRNPRTGKEIKIPARKVVAFTAAKALKEAVNK; encoded by the coding sequence ATGACAAAGAAAGAACTTATCTCAGCTGTTGCACAGAAAGCTGGTTTAAAAAAAGCTGCTGCAGAAAAAGCAGTAAACGCAGCTATAGAAACAGTAGTAGAGGCAATCTCTAAAGGAGAAAGAGTAGCTATTCCTGGATTTGGAATTTTTAACATAAGAGAAAGAAAGGAAAGAAAAGGTAGAAACCCAAGAACAGGAAAAGAAATTAAAATCCCTGCAAGAAAAGTAGTAGCATTTACAGCTGCTAAAGCCTTAAAAGAAGCTGTAAATAAGTAA
- a CDS encoding pseudouridine synthase has translation MRLDRFLANQGFGSRSEVQKLIKKGFVKVNDKEVKDPSIHIDPLKDKVSVEDEDVNYQENFYFMLNKPLGYITATYDENFPTVISLLDDETVKDKLFPIGRLDLDTEGLLILTTDGQLAHRLAHPKWNIEKEYYAIVEGDVSKIDFSPFEKEGIYLKKDKYKTKPFKVKVLSALEEESKVLITVSEGKYHIVKKIMESLGHPVKYLKRVRMGNLKLDENLQPGDYRPLTEEEIRKLKSLVKLD, from the coding sequence ATTAGACTAGATAGATTTTTAGCAAATCAAGGTTTTGGAAGTAGGTCTGAGGTTCAAAAACTTATAAAAAAAGGGTTTGTAAAAGTAAACGATAAAGAAGTTAAAGACCCTTCTATTCATATAGACCCATTGAAAGATAAAGTTAGCGTAGAAGATGAAGATGTTAACTATCAAGAAAATTTTTACTTTATGTTAAACAAACCTTTAGGATATATAACTGCTACTTACGATGAAAATTTTCCAACAGTAATAAGTTTGCTGGATGATGAAACTGTAAAAGACAAACTTTTTCCAATAGGCAGATTAGACTTAGATACAGAAGGACTTTTGATACTAACTACAGATGGTCAATTAGCACACAGATTAGCCCATCCAAAATGGAACATAGAAAAAGAATACTACGCCATCGTAGAAGGGGACGTATCTAAAATTGATTTTTCACCTTTTGAAAAAGAAGGTATTTACCTAAAAAAAGATAAGTATAAAACAAAGCCTTTTAAAGTAAAAGTTTTATCAGCCTTAGAAGAAGAGTCTAAAGTTTTAATAACTGTTTCAGAAGGAAAATACCATATAGTAAAAAAAATAATGGAATCTTTAGGTCATCCTGTTAAATATTTAAAAAGAGTAAGGATGGGTAATCTAAAGCTTGATGAAAACCTTCAACCTGGAGATTACCGTCCTTTAACAGAAGAAGAGATAAGAAAATTAAAGAGTCTTGTTAAACTAGATTAA
- a CDS encoding MFS transporter, which yields MKKILSFSLFDTGETILGAMVYSVFFPLYITKYVDPKIYSYVYSFTFLLSFLFALQLGKYVDRTGKRKEGFIVFATLTTILCFSLGFLESMPILSLIVFSLMSIAHQQSFVFYNSLLLNFETKGLASGLGVSFGYIGSAIALIFFAKVLSIPNVYFITGLIFFLFALPSFFFLENPSLKHNVSLKEVFKDKKFILTIVSILSLTEVANTLIAMMSIYLKNVFALEDSQIYKVIGLSAVGGIVGGIFWGKVLDKFSSDKVFPLGFFLWAGFLIVLPVVHGDLILVAGFVAGFSLAHLWTVSRVYIISKFPQEEVSTRMSFLSLTERLASTTGLFIWGTLLFITQDNYRLSAMLMSVFPILGFFIFLYSKRFST from the coding sequence ATGAAAAAAATTCTGTCTTTCTCTCTATTTGATACAGGAGAAACCATACTGGGAGCTATGGTTTACTCTGTATTCTTTCCCCTTTATATAACAAAGTACGTAGACCCTAAAATCTATAGTTATGTTTACAGTTTTACATTTTTACTATCTTTCTTGTTTGCACTACAGCTGGGTAAGTATGTTGATAGAACTGGAAAAAGGAAAGAAGGATTTATCGTTTTTGCTACTTTGACGACTATTCTTTGTTTTTCTTTAGGATTTTTAGAAAGTATGCCAATTTTATCTCTAATTGTTTTTTCTCTTATGTCTATAGCTCATCAGCAAAGTTTTGTTTTTTATAACTCTTTACTTTTAAACTTTGAAACAAAAGGCTTAGCATCGGGACTTGGTGTAAGTTTTGGGTACATTGGTTCAGCTATTGCTCTTATCTTTTTTGCAAAGGTTTTGTCTATCCCAAATGTTTACTTTATAACAGGTTTGATTTTCTTCTTGTTTGCTCTTCCTTCTTTTTTCTTTTTAGAAAATCCATCTTTAAAACATAATGTAAGTCTAAAAGAGGTGTTTAAAGATAAAAAGTTTATCCTTACTATAGTATCAATCTTATCCTTAACAGAGGTAGCAAATACATTAATAGCTATGATGAGTATATACCTAAAAAATGTGTTTGCTTTGGAAGATAGCCAGATTTATAAGGTAATCGGTCTTTCAGCTGTAGGTGGTATAGTGGGTGGTATTTTCTGGGGTAAGGTTTTAGATAAATTTTCAAGTGATAAGGTATTTCCACTAGGATTTTTCTTATGGGCAGGTTTTTTAATAGTTTTACCTGTTGTTCATGGGGATTTAATCTTAGTAGCTGGATTTGTTGCTGGATTTTCTTTAGCACATCTTTGGACAGTATCAAGGGTTTATATCATCTCAAAATTTCCCCAAGAAGAAGTATCTACAAGGATGTCTTTTTTATCTTTAACAGAAAGACTTGCTTCAACAACTGGATTGTTTATCTGGGGAACGTTGCTTTTCATAACACAGGATAACTATAGGTTGTCAGCAATGCTTATGAGTGTTTTTCCGATTTTAGGTTTTTTTATATTTTTGTACTCTAAAAGATTTTCTACTTAA
- a CDS encoding cupredoxin domain-containing protein, whose protein sequence is MLIILSCTKTEEKPDLVVDIKVSKNGYEPNVITVERNKVVLFRITAVDEGIEQEPNSKYYGHCFYILPPYDVMVENIKNGETREVKVKMIYPGHHIFTCPYCVDFFPTKGDIYVK, encoded by the coding sequence TTGTTAATCATTTTATCCTGCACCAAAACAGAAGAAAAACCAGATTTAGTCGTAGATATAAAAGTGTCAAAAAATGGATACGAGCCAAATGTTATAACCGTTGAAAGGAACAAAGTAGTGCTTTTTAGAATTACAGCTGTAGATGAAGGGATAGAACAAGAGCCAAACTCAAAATACTACGGACACTGCTTTTACATACTTCCACCTTACGATGTTATGGTAGAAAATATAAAAAACGGAGAAACAAGAGAAGTAAAAGTAAAGATGATATACCCAGGACATCACATATTTACCTGTCCATACTGCGTTGATTTTTTCCCAACAAAAGGTGATATTTACGTTAAGTAG
- the moaD gene encoding molybdopterin converting factor subunit 1: MKVEVLYFSQVKDKVGKSSEIVDFNGNTVEDLINYLTKIYPNIRDILQKSMIAVNENYAEKDSILNENDKVAIIPPVSGG; this comes from the coding sequence ATGAAAGTTGAGGTTTTGTACTTTTCTCAGGTAAAAGATAAAGTAGGAAAAAGTAGTGAGATAGTTGATTTTAATGGTAATACCGTAGAAGATTTAATCAACTATTTAACAAAGATTTATCCAAACATTAGAGACATACTACAAAAGTCTATGATTGCAGTTAATGAAAACTATGCAGAAAAAGACAGTATTTTAAATGAAAATGATAAAGTTGCTATAATACCACCTGTAAGTGGGGGATAG
- a CDS encoding 2,5-diamino-6-(ribosylamino)-4(3H)-pyrimidinone 5'-phosphate reductase: protein MKRPYTIIISEVTVDGKLTLAKGVSSKEIMKFMDEEANRYLHETRAKVDGIMVGAETIRTDNPYLTVRYVKGKNPTRIIPTSTADIPLDANVLKKDAPTIIITTEKAPEEKIKALSEKVEVVKIGDEKVDLIKMMDFLYNRGIRTLMVEGGSTLNWNLLNLGLVDEIRIIHMPFIVGGTDTPTLVGGEGFKNLDEVIRLKLRAHFMRGSHLITEWEVKYES, encoded by the coding sequence ATGAAAAGACCTTACACGATAATAATTTCGGAAGTTACTGTCGATGGAAAACTAACACTTGCAAAAGGTGTTTCTTCAAAAGAAATAATGAAATTTATGGATGAAGAGGCAAATAGGTATCTTCACGAGACAAGAGCAAAGGTAGATGGGATAATGGTAGGAGCAGAAACTATAAGAACAGACAACCCATATCTAACAGTAAGATACGTAAAAGGAAAAAATCCTACCAGAATTATACCAACCTCTACGGCTGATATTCCACTGGATGCAAACGTTTTGAAAAAAGATGCACCTACTATAATAATAACAACTGAAAAAGCTCCCGAAGAGAAAATTAAAGCGTTATCAGAAAAAGTAGAAGTTGTGAAGATAGGAGATGAAAAAGTTGACCTAATAAAGATGATGGATTTTCTCTACAACAGAGGAATACGTACATTAATGGTTGAAGGTGGTTCTACTCTTAACTGGAATCTTTTAAATTTAGGTCTTGTTGATGAGATAAGAATAATACATATGCCATTTATAGTAGGTGGAACAGACACCCCTACATTAGTTGGAGGAGAAGGTTTTAAAAATTTAGATGAAGTGATAAGATTAAAGTTAAGAGCTCACTTTATGAGAGGGTCTCATCTAATTACAGAGTGGGAAGTCAAGTATGAAAGTTGA
- a CDS encoding CDP-alcohol phosphatidyltransferase family protein, producing the protein MNLTSKRKSIKKVYEPVGVLLARTRITPNIITVISVIIGILAAVSFYKEKPLIGAALVFISGFFDLLDGVVAREKERASKFGAVFDWLADKFVDGFLLFFIGITYSTPYLTALAITASMLHTFIKPVAYAEIGFSNRQKGKIDDPLEGIGFFGRPETLLTIIVFAIFEHFKILGGLEFGFVIITALTTLSLLQRIVYLYIKYNKDYD; encoded by the coding sequence ATGAATTTAACATCAAAAAGAAAAAGCATTAAAAAGGTGTACGAGCCTGTAGGGGTTCTCCTTGCGAGAACCCGTATAACTCCAAACATAATAACGGTAATATCTGTTATAATCGGTATTTTAGCAGCTGTATCCTTTTACAAAGAGAAGCCTTTAATAGGTGCAGCCTTAGTTTTTATCAGTGGTTTTTTTGACCTACTTGATGGGGTTGTTGCAAGGGAAAAAGAAAGAGCATCAAAGTTCGGTGCAGTGTTTGACTGGCTTGCAGATAAATTTGTCGATGGATTTTTACTTTTCTTTATAGGAATTACATACTCTACTCCTTACCTTACAGCTTTAGCAATAACTGCAAGTATGCTTCACACTTTTATAAAACCTGTTGCTTACGCTGAAATAGGGTTTTCAAATAGACAGAAAGGAAAGATAGATGACCCACTTGAAGGTATAGGGTTTTTCGGAAGACCAGAAACACTTTTAACAATAATTGTGTTTGCTATTTTTGAACATTTTAAAATTTTAGGTGGTCTTGAGTTTGGATTTGTTATAATAACAGCGTTAACAACGTTGTCTTTACTTCAAAGGATTGTATATCTTTACATAAAGTACAATAAAGATTACGATTAA
- the ilvC gene encoding ketol-acid reductoisomerase produces MANIYYDEDASLDYLKDKTVAIIGYGSQGHAHALNLRDSGIKVIVGLLAGSRSIEKAKAEGFEVYTPDEAAKRADVVMILTPDTVQPQLFYSAILPNLDEGNALAFAHGFNIHFGQIVPPAYVDVFLVAPKGPGHLVRWMYEEGKGVPGLFAVYQDFTGNAREVAMAYAKGIGCTRAGLIETTFKEETETDLFGEQAVLCGGATALIKAGFETLIEAGYQPEVAYFECLHELKLIVDLIYQYGISGMRYSISDTARYGDVTRGKRVYEAVKPIYKKILEEIQEGEFAKEWILENVANRPHFNALVKKDEEHPVEKVGKELRKMMPWLGGKSL; encoded by the coding sequence ATGGCAAACATCTATTACGATGAAGATGCTTCTTTAGATTACTTAAAGGACAAAACTGTAGCTATTATAGGATACGGTAGTCAAGGACATGCCCACGCATTAAACTTAAGAGACAGTGGAATAAAAGTAATAGTAGGTTTACTTGCAGGAAGTAGGTCTATAGAAAAAGCAAAAGCGGAAGGTTTTGAGGTTTACACTCCCGACGAAGCTGCTAAAAGAGCAGATGTTGTAATGATACTTACTCCTGATACAGTTCAACCACAACTTTTTTACTCTGCTATACTTCCAAACTTAGATGAAGGAAATGCTTTAGCCTTCGCCCATGGATTTAACATACATTTTGGACAGATAGTACCACCTGCTTACGTAGATGTTTTCTTAGTAGCACCAAAAGGACCAGGACACTTAGTTAGATGGATGTACGAAGAAGGAAAGGGTGTTCCAGGATTGTTTGCAGTTTACCAAGACTTTACAGGTAATGCTAGAGAAGTAGCAATGGCTTACGCAAAAGGAATAGGTTGTACAAGAGCAGGACTTATAGAAACAACCTTCAAAGAAGAAACAGAAACAGACCTTTTTGGAGAGCAGGCTGTCTTGTGTGGTGGAGCAACTGCCTTAATAAAAGCAGGATTTGAAACACTTATAGAAGCTGGATACCAGCCTGAAGTTGCATACTTTGAGTGTTTACACGAATTAAAACTCATTGTAGACCTTATATATCAGTACGGTATATCTGGAATGAGATACTCAATATCTGACACTGCAAGATATGGAGACGTTACAAGAGGAAAAAGAGTTTACGAAGCTGTTAAACCAATCTACAAAAAGATACTAGAAGAGATACAAGAAGGTGAGTTTGCAAAAGAATGGATACTGGAAAATGTAGCAAACAGACCTCACTTTAACGCACTTGTTAAAAAAGATGAAGAACATCCTGTTGAAAAAGTAGGAAAAGAGTTAAGAAAAATGATGCCATGGCTTGGTGGTAAAAGTTTATAA
- the ilvN gene encoding acetolactate synthase small subunit — translation MSEIKVIKERPQPEKKIGRHVITVKVQHNFGVLARITGLFAGRGYNIESLTVGRTHEPHIARITIVVEGDERVIEQIIKQLRKLIETLRVRDITDIPHIERELALIKIHTENDRTRDEIMRLVNIFRAKVVDVSTDTYTVEITGDEDKIEAFISLIKPFGIKEMARTGTLAMVRESATSKILPGERFD, via the coding sequence ATGAGTGAGATAAAAGTAATTAAAGAAAGACCACAGCCAGAGAAAAAGATAGGAAGACACGTAATAACAGTTAAAGTTCAGCATAACTTTGGTGTTTTAGCAAGGATTACTGGACTTTTTGCAGGAAGAGGCTATAACATAGAAAGCCTTACAGTAGGAAGAACCCACGAACCCCATATAGCAAGAATAACAATAGTTGTAGAAGGGGACGAAAGAGTTATAGAACAGATTATAAAACAACTAAGGAAACTGATAGAAACTTTAAGGGTAAGAGATATAACAGATATACCTCACATAGAAAGAGAACTTGCCCTTATAAAAATCCATACAGAAAATGACAGAACAAGAGATGAGATAATGAGACTTGTAAATATATTTAGAGCAAAGGTTGTAGACGTTTCAACAGATACCTACACAGTAGAGATAACTGGTGATGAAGATAAGATAGAGGCTTTTATAAGTCTTATTAAACCTTTTGGTATTAAAGAAATGGCAAGAACAGGAACGTTAGCGATGGTAAGAGAATCAGCAACAAGTAAAATTTTACCGGGGGAAAGGTTTGATTAA
- the ilvB gene encoding biosynthetic-type acetolactate synthase large subunit — MEKKRGADIVVDVLLHEGVDTIFGLPGGAIMEVYDALFDAPFKNVLTRHEQAACHMADGYARATGKVGVVIATSGPGATNLVTGLATAYMDSIPLVAITGQVPRHYIGTDAFQEADVIGITRPITKHNFLVTDIKDLPLILRQAFYIARTGRPGPVLVDIPKDITQQVSEYYIPSDEEVKESLPGYNPHVEGNPVQIKKAAELIRKATRPVLYVGGGAILADAAEEVTKLARLTKIPVTTTNMGKGAFPETDPLSLHMLGMHGTYYANMAVYHSDLLIAVGARFDDRVTGKISEFAPEAKIIHIDIDPASISKTITVDVPIVGDVKNVLQKLIKELEEKPVEWVAARENWLKQIQEWKEKHPLSYRKSDKIIKPQYVIEEIYNITNGDAIISAGVGQHQMWAAMFYKYSYPRQFLNSGGLGTMGFGFPAAVGAKIGRPDKTVFAIEGDGSFIMNVQDLATAVQYRVPVKIAIINNGFLGMVRQWQQFFYDSRYASVCLSVQPDFVKLAESFGAVGLRATKPSEVKEVLAKAMEINDRPVLIDFVVDREENVLPMVPAGKSYREMILTPKQKGEAETMYLVG, encoded by the coding sequence ATGGAAAAGAAAAGAGGAGCTGATATAGTTGTAGATGTATTACTACATGAAGGAGTTGATACTATATTTGGTCTTCCCGGTGGTGCAATAATGGAAGTTTACGATGCCCTTTTTGATGCACCATTTAAAAATGTTTTAACAAGGCATGAACAAGCAGCTTGTCATATGGCAGATGGTTATGCAAGAGCAACAGGGAAAGTAGGAGTAGTAATTGCAACATCGGGACCGGGAGCTACAAACTTAGTAACAGGACTTGCAACAGCGTATATGGACTCTATTCCACTGGTTGCAATAACAGGTCAAGTTCCAAGACATTACATAGGAACGGACGCATTTCAAGAAGCTGATGTTATTGGAATAACAAGACCAATAACAAAACATAACTTTTTAGTAACCGACATAAAAGACCTTCCACTTATTTTAAGACAAGCTTTTTACATTGCAAGAACAGGAAGACCAGGACCAGTTTTAGTTGATATTCCAAAAGATATCACACAGCAAGTCTCAGAGTACTACATACCATCAGATGAAGAAGTAAAAGAATCTTTACCGGGATACAATCCCCACGTAGAAGGCAACCCTGTCCAAATAAAAAAAGCTGCAGAGTTGATAAGAAAAGCAACAAGACCAGTTTTATACGTTGGTGGTGGAGCTATACTTGCAGATGCTGCAGAAGAAGTAACAAAACTGGCAAGGTTAACGAAGATACCAGTTACCACAACAAATATGGGAAAAGGTGCTTTTCCTGAAACAGACCCTCTTTCTTTACATATGCTTGGTATGCACGGAACATACTACGCTAATATGGCTGTCTATCACAGTGATTTACTTATAGCAGTAGGAGCAAGGTTTGATGATAGAGTTACAGGTAAGATATCAGAATTTGCACCTGAGGCAAAAATCATACATATAGACATAGACCCAGCTTCAATAAGTAAAACGATAACCGTTGATGTTCCTATAGTTGGAGATGTAAAAAATGTTCTTCAAAAACTTATAAAAGAGTTAGAAGAAAAACCGGTAGAGTGGGTAGCTGCAAGGGAAAACTGGCTAAAGCAGATACAAGAGTGGAAAGAAAAACATCCCCTATCTTACAGAAAGTCAGATAAAATAATAAAGCCTCAGTATGTAATAGAAGAGATTTACAACATAACAAACGGAGATGCCATTATATCAGCTGGTGTAGGGCAACACCAAATGTGGGCCGCAATGTTTTATAAATACAGTTACCCAAGACAGTTTTTAAACTCAGGTGGTCTTGGAACTATGGGATTTGGTTTCCCTGCAGCTGTTGGAGCTAAAATAGGAAGACCTGATAAAACTGTATTTGCAATAGAAGGAGATGGATCTTTTATAATGAATGTACAAGATTTAGCAACGGCAGTCCAGTACAGAGTACCTGTAAAAATTGCTATAATAAATAACGGATTTTTAGGAATGGTAAGACAGTGGCAGCAGTTTTTCTATGATAGTAGGTATGCGAGTGTTTGCCTATCAGTTCAGCCGGACTTTGTTAAGTTGGCAGAAAGTTTTGGAGCTGTAGGATTAAGGGCAACCAAGCCTTCAGAGGTTAAAGAAGTTTTAGCAAAAGCTATGGAGATAAACGATAGACCAGTGTTGATAGATTTTGTTGTAGATAGAGAAGAAAACGTTTTACCTATGGTTCCAGCAGGAAAAAGTTATAGAGAGATGATTTTAACGCCAAAGCAAAAAGGTGAAGCAGAAACTATGTACTTAGTGGGGTAA
- the radA gene encoding DNA repair protein RadA, with the protein MKKSKTKTTYVCNECGATFPTWVGRCSVCGAYNSVSEEILDFKKEKSFIPKNVFPKPITEISFDLNLSRTKSGFDNFDTAIGGGFVPGQVVLVSGEPGIGKSTLLLQISSNLAKSKKVLYISAEESSYQIYLRAQRVGALEKNLYILSDTNLESIVSAIENINPDLIVLDSVQTVYSENLESPAGSVSQVKYVSSKITEISKSKGVISLIVGQVNKEGSIAGPKVLEHLVDTVAQFEGEKGYAYRILRVLKNRFGSSGEMAVFNMTDKGMEQVLDPSLFFISQRPQNQPGSVIFPYTEGSKPILVEVQALVSKTFYPVPQRRSQGIDLNKISIITAVMENHLKINLKDKDIFVNVVGGIKVDEPAVDLAVATAIFSAYKNIPIPNDMAVFGEIGLTGEVRSVHFEDIRIRECKSKGLNQVLAPTSYKESDIQVKNIRRLKEMLDIFS; encoded by the coding sequence ATGAAAAAAAGTAAAACAAAAACAACTTACGTATGTAATGAATGTGGTGCAACCTTTCCTACTTGGGTAGGAAGATGTTCTGTATGTGGTGCTTACAACTCTGTTTCTGAAGAGATATTAGATTTTAAAAAAGAAAAAAGCTTTATACCAAAAAATGTTTTTCCTAAACCTATAACAGAAATAAGCTTTGATTTAAATTTATCAAGGACAAAATCCGGGTTTGATAACTTTGATACTGCCATAGGTGGTGGATTTGTTCCCGGTCAAGTAGTTTTAGTCTCAGGAGAGCCGGGAATAGGAAAGTCCACTTTACTTCTTCAAATATCTTCAAACCTTGCAAAAAGTAAAAAAGTTCTCTACATATCAGCTGAAGAGTCCTCTTATCAGATCTATCTAAGAGCCCAAAGAGTAGGAGCTCTGGAAAAAAATCTATACATACTTTCTGATACAAATTTAGAGAGTATAGTTTCAGCTATAGAAAATATAAATCCAGATTTGATAGTTTTAGACTCTGTTCAAACTGTTTACTCAGAAAACCTTGAATCACCGGCAGGGTCTGTATCACAGGTTAAGTATGTAAGTAGTAAAATTACAGAAATCTCAAAGTCAAAAGGTGTTATCTCTTTAATCGTAGGTCAGGTAAACAAAGAAGGAAGTATAGCCGGACCAAAGGTTTTAGAGCATCTTGTAGATACGGTAGCCCAGTTTGAAGGAGAAAAAGGTTATGCCTACAGGATACTGAGAGTCTTAAAAAATAGGTTTGGAAGCTCCGGAGAGATGGCTGTTTTTAATATGACAGATAAAGGAATGGAACAGGTTTTAGACCCATCTCTGTTTTTTATATCCCAAAGGCCACAAAACCAACCGGGAAGTGTAATATTTCCTTACACAGAAGGCTCAAAACCTATACTGGTAGAAGTTCAAGCACTTGTATCAAAAACTTTTTATCCTGTTCCCCAAAGAAGAAGTCAAGGCATAGACTTAAATAAAATATCAATCATAACAGCTGTTATGGAAAACCATCTAAAGATAAATCTTAAAGATAAAGATATATTTGTTAATGTTGTAGGAGGAATAAAGGTAGACGAGCCGGCGGTAGATTTAGCAGTTGCTACAGCTATTTTTTCAGCCTACAAAAATATCCCAATTCCAAACGATATGGCAGTCTTTGGAGAAATTGGTTTAACTGGAGAAGTAAGGTCTGTTCATTTTGAGGATATAAGGATAAGGGAGTGTAAAAGTAAAGGCTTAAATCAAGTACTTGCACCGACAAGTTATAAAGAAAGTGATATACAAGTAAAAAATATAAGAAGGTTAAAAGAAATGTTAGATATTTTTAGCTAA
- a CDS encoding RNase H family protein: protein MKQEKSAVIKALEALKKSPYDIDLYTDSNYVINGINSWLEKWIKNNWKTSSGKPVENQDLWQRLYELLKKHRVKAHWIKGHSGHPENEYCDKIAKQEALKVKDEKK from the coding sequence TTGAAACAAGAAAAGAGTGCTGTAATAAAAGCCCTTGAAGCATTAAAAAAATCTCCATACGATATAGATCTGTACACTGATTCAAACTATGTAATAAACGGAATAAACTCTTGGCTTGAAAAGTGGATTAAAAACAATTGGAAGACTTCTTCTGGAAAACCCGTTGAAAACCAAGATTTATGGCAAAGATTGTATGAATTATTGAAAAAACACAGAGTAAAGGCTCATTGGATAAAAGGACACAGTGGTCATCCTGAGAATGAGTACTGTGATAAAATAGCTAAACAAGAAGCTTTGAAAGTGAAAGATGAAAAAAAGTAA
- a CDS encoding ExbD/TolR family protein, producing the protein MKITDENDREISEINMIPLVDIVLVILIIFMATATFMVEGKIPLDLPKAKTGEPSKQLQKRIEITIKKDGVYFQDKKVDLDQLKSILETEKQNVENQVVALRSERDVPFQDVVSVIDVCRQVGLEKYVIETRKECCNKSP; encoded by the coding sequence ATGAAGATTACCGACGAAAACGACAGAGAAATATCAGAAATAAATATGATTCCACTTGTTGATATAGTCCTTGTTATACTTATTATATTTATGGCTACTGCTACATTTATGGTTGAAGGTAAAATACCCCTTGACCTTCCAAAAGCAAAAACCGGAGAACCATCAAAGCAGCTCCAAAAAAGAATAGAGATAACCATAAAAAAAGATGGAGTATACTTCCAAGATAAAAAAGTAGACTTAGACCAGCTAAAATCTATACTTGAGACAGAAAAACAGAATGTAGAAAACCAAGTTGTTGCGTTAAGGTCTGAAAGAGATGTGCCTTTTCAAGATGTAGTGAGTGTTATCGACGTTTGTAGACAGGTAGGATTGGAAAAGTACGTAATTGAAACAAGAAAAGAGTGCTGTAATAAAAGCCCTTGA